The following are encoded together in the Pygocentrus nattereri isolate fPygNat1 chromosome 15, fPygNat1.pri, whole genome shotgun sequence genome:
- the arid3a gene encoding AT-rich interactive domain-containing protein 3A: MKLQAVMENLHRQQQAKLLMEMEQQQQQQQQQVGQLQSSPPRGEELKLSSTSETERAQMAALAAMRAVAAGLQRHPTADSPMSQHSSAGEEDEDEVEEQEEGEEQYRDMMGSEEEEQIKQKWDEDDFEGEMEEDYDDDLADESLQAGREAVAPGRGILLLPHRQLHPYSQQLKPRPASEPEPRASNLSVHPSHSQLHGQDHADWTYEEQFRQLYELDSDPKRKEFLDDLFSFMQKRGTPVNRIPIMAKQVLDLYMLYQLVTEKGGLVEVINKKLWREITKGLNLPTSITSAAFTLRTQYMKYLYPYECEKRGLSNPNELQAAIDSNRREGRRQGSSLFIYSPNGTPTMLSSTKLSMPSMGLSMATNGASLSSLQKVKKEDDGGQSLAATSSRLPGALATQSVAAAQAAAVQAAAAQAAMAAQVAALEQLRDKLEAGEPPEKKMALPMEEHQRLLQRALQQNLLAMTAQMPMNIRINSQDGRQDSALSLTTNGMSSISMSVELNGVVYTGVLFAQATGLTSSGASNKNPGGRSSSQTFPQTPTSSTSTNPSP, from the exons ATGAAGCTGCAGGCAGTGATGGAGAACTTGCACAGGCAACAGCAGGCCAAACTGCTCATGGAGATggagcagcagcaacaacagcagcagcaacaggtGGGACAGTTGCAGAGCTCTCCCCCCAGAGGAGAGGAGCTGAAATTAAGCTCCACCTCCGAGACAGAACGCGCTCAGATGGCTGCGTTGGCGGCCATGAGGGCCGTGGCAGCTGGGCTGCAGAGACATCCGACAGCTGACAGCCCAATGTCGCAGCACAGCAGCGCcggagaggaggatgaggatgaaGTGGAGGaacaagaagaaggagaagagcaGTATAGGGATATGATGGGGTCAGAAGAGGAGGAGCAGAT AAAGCAGAAATGGGATGAGGATGACTTTGAGGGAGAGATGGAAGAAGACTATGATGATGACCTTGCTGATGAAAGTTTGCAGGCAGGTCGTGAGGCTGTAGCACCAGGCAGAGGAATCCTGCTCCTGCCCCATCGTCAACTCCACCCCTACTCGCAGCAGCTGAAACCCCGGCCAGCGTCCGAACCCGAACCCCGAGCCTCCAATCTATCAGTGCACCCCTCACACAGCCAGCTCCATGGCCAAGACCATGCAGACTGGACCTACGAGGAACAGTTCAGACAG CTTTATGAATTGGACAGCGATCCAAAGCGGAAAGAGTTCCTGGATGATTTGTTCAGCTTCATGCAGAAGAGAG GGACCCCTGTGAACAGGATCCCCATCATGGCCAAGCAGGTGCTGGATCTGTACATGCTGTACCAGCTGGTGACAGAAAAGGGGGGGCTGGTCGAGGTCATCAATAAGAAGCTGTGGAGAGAGATCACCAAAGGCCTGAACCTGCCGACCTCAATCACCAGTGCTGCCTTCACTCTCAGGACACA ATACATGAAGTACCTTTACCCATATGAATGTGAAAAGCGGGGTCTGAGCAACCCCAACGAGCTCCAGGCTGCCATAGACAGTAACCGTCGTGAAGGACGCCGGCAAGGCAGCTCCCTCTTCATCTACTCCCCCAACGGGACGCCCACTATGCTCTCATCCACCAAGCTCTCCATGCCCAGTATGGGCCTTTCTATGGCCACCAATGGGGCTTCACTCTCCTCCTTGCAGAAAGTCAAGAAAG AAGATGATGGTGGTCAGTCTCTTGCTGCCACGAGCAGCAGACTGCCTGGGGCTCTGGCCACTCAATCTGTGGCTGCGGCTCAGGCAGCAGCCGTGcaggcagcagcagcacaggctGCCATGGCTGCTCAGGTAGCCGCACTGGAGCAGCTGCGGGACAAGCTGGAGGCAGGTGAGCCACCGGAGAAAAAGATGGCCCTGCCAATGGAGGAACACCAGCGTCTTCTTCAGAGGGCTCTGCAGCAAAATCTGCTGGCGATGACTGCACAGATGCCCATGAACATTCGCATCAACAGTCAAG ATGGCAGACAGGATTCAGCCCTCAGCCTTACCACGAATGGCATGAGCAGCATCAGTATGTCAGTGGAACTCAATGGAGTTGTCTACACTG GTGTACTTTTTGCTCAAGCTACGGGTCtaacctcatcaggagcatctAACAAAAATCCAGGAGGCCGCAGCAGTTCCCAGACGTTTCCACAGACACCTACCTCATCCACCTCCACCAATCCATCACCTTAA
- the ctdspl3 gene encoding CTD small phosphatase-like protein 3 isoform X1 yields the protein MKLRSRIVSVDSPSPQLSSPRTPCRRRPDLSRVPRIERSRSRDVQEVLQDCSNLYCNAVPTAGKRPRLKRGRKRALPVEESKAESDFKTPVRHRRERHPSSVNPAARSLYSPVVRFLTPTKDNERSNSGAVFSPEQCVFGYSSTGPLSEDEENDEVFSPFTFIKNIPNQSQQYRPASALRDIPPKIRSTPAATMVLDLDETLVFSSLNVIEDAEYKFNTCFQDQEYKVYVVLRPHVKEFLQAMAKHFEMFVYTSAKKEYAEMIVDILDPKKKLFRHRLYQDDCACVLGHYVKDLGVLERDLSKTVILDNAPHTFPYHLMNMIPIKSWSGDKDDKELQRLIPYLEKLVQADDFRTVLKRRTDHFHRLLSED from the exons ATGAAACTTCGGTCGAGAATTGTTTCTGTTGATAGCCCGTCGCCTCAACTCAGCTCGCCGAGGACTCCTTGTCGTCGTCGACCGGATTTGTCCAGAGTTCCGCGGATAGAGCGGAGCCGCTCTCGG GATGTGCAAGAGGTTTTGCAGGACTGCTCCAATTTGTACTGCAATGCTGTCCCAACTGCAGGAAAGCGCCCACGTCTGAAACGTGGAAGGAAAAGGGCTCTACCAGTCGAGGAGTCTAAAG CAGAATCTGATTTCAAGACGCCGGTGCGCCATCGCCGAGAGAGGCACCCGTCATCAGTCAACCCTGCTGCACGCAGCCTGTACTCTCCTGTAGTCCGTTTCCTCACTCCCACCAAAGACA ATGAGCGGTCTAACAGTGGTGCAGTGTTCAGCCCTGAACAGTGTGTGTTTGGCTACAGTTCCACCGGCCCACTTTCAGAAGACGAGGAGAATGATGAAGTATTCAGCCC ATTCACGTTCATCAAAAACATTCCAAACCAGTCACAACAGTACAGGCCTGCCTCTGCTCTTCGGGACATCCCACCAAAGATAAGGAGCACACCTGCAGCCACTATGGTGCTAGATTTG GATGAGACGCTTGTGTTCAGCTCACTCAATGTGATTGAAGATGCAGAGTACAAATTTAACACTTGCTTCCAAGATCAAGAGTACAAG GTGTATGTGGTTCTAAGGCCACATGTGAAGGAGTTTCTACAAGCTATGGCGAAACATTTTGAG ATGTTTGTTTACACCTCTGCCAAAAAAGAATATGCAGAAATGATTGTGGATATACTGGACCCAAAGAAAAAACTGTTCAG GCACCGTTTGTATCAGGACGACTGTGCTTGTGTTCTTGGACACTATGTTAAGGACTTGGGGGTGCTGGAAAGAGACCTGTCGAAGACAGTGATTCTGGACAATGCACCTCATACTTTCCCATACCAT CTGATGAACATGATTCCCATAAAGAGCTGGTCTGGAGACAAAGACGACAAGGAGCTCCAGAGGCTCATCCCTTACCTAGAAAAACTGGTCCAAGCA gACGACTTCAGGACTGTACTGAAGAGGAGGACAGACCATTTTCACCGGTTGCTCTCTGAGGATTGA
- the ctdspl3 gene encoding CTD small phosphatase-like protein 3 isoform X2 yields the protein MKLRSRIVSVDSPSPQLSSPRTPCRRRPDLSRVPRIERSRSRDVQEVLQDCSNLYCNAVPTAGKRPRLKRGRKRALPVEESKESDFKTPVRHRRERHPSSVNPAARSLYSPVVRFLTPTKDNERSNSGAVFSPEQCVFGYSSTGPLSEDEENDEVFSPFTFIKNIPNQSQQYRPASALRDIPPKIRSTPAATMVLDLDETLVFSSLNVIEDAEYKFNTCFQDQEYKVYVVLRPHVKEFLQAMAKHFEMFVYTSAKKEYAEMIVDILDPKKKLFRHRLYQDDCACVLGHYVKDLGVLERDLSKTVILDNAPHTFPYHLMNMIPIKSWSGDKDDKELQRLIPYLEKLVQADDFRTVLKRRTDHFHRLLSED from the exons ATGAAACTTCGGTCGAGAATTGTTTCTGTTGATAGCCCGTCGCCTCAACTCAGCTCGCCGAGGACTCCTTGTCGTCGTCGACCGGATTTGTCCAGAGTTCCGCGGATAGAGCGGAGCCGCTCTCGG GATGTGCAAGAGGTTTTGCAGGACTGCTCCAATTTGTACTGCAATGCTGTCCCAACTGCAGGAAAGCGCCCACGTCTGAAACGTGGAAGGAAAAGGGCTCTACCAGTCGAGGAGTCTAAAG AATCTGATTTCAAGACGCCGGTGCGCCATCGCCGAGAGAGGCACCCGTCATCAGTCAACCCTGCTGCACGCAGCCTGTACTCTCCTGTAGTCCGTTTCCTCACTCCCACCAAAGACA ATGAGCGGTCTAACAGTGGTGCAGTGTTCAGCCCTGAACAGTGTGTGTTTGGCTACAGTTCCACCGGCCCACTTTCAGAAGACGAGGAGAATGATGAAGTATTCAGCCC ATTCACGTTCATCAAAAACATTCCAAACCAGTCACAACAGTACAGGCCTGCCTCTGCTCTTCGGGACATCCCACCAAAGATAAGGAGCACACCTGCAGCCACTATGGTGCTAGATTTG GATGAGACGCTTGTGTTCAGCTCACTCAATGTGATTGAAGATGCAGAGTACAAATTTAACACTTGCTTCCAAGATCAAGAGTACAAG GTGTATGTGGTTCTAAGGCCACATGTGAAGGAGTTTCTACAAGCTATGGCGAAACATTTTGAG ATGTTTGTTTACACCTCTGCCAAAAAAGAATATGCAGAAATGATTGTGGATATACTGGACCCAAAGAAAAAACTGTTCAG GCACCGTTTGTATCAGGACGACTGTGCTTGTGTTCTTGGACACTATGTTAAGGACTTGGGGGTGCTGGAAAGAGACCTGTCGAAGACAGTGATTCTGGACAATGCACCTCATACTTTCCCATACCAT CTGATGAACATGATTCCCATAAAGAGCTGGTCTGGAGACAAAGACGACAAGGAGCTCCAGAGGCTCATCCCTTACCTAGAAAAACTGGTCCAAGCA gACGACTTCAGGACTGTACTGAAGAGGAGGACAGACCATTTTCACCGGTTGCTCTCTGAGGATTGA